In Dromiciops gliroides isolate mDroGli1 chromosome 4, mDroGli1.pri, whole genome shotgun sequence, one DNA window encodes the following:
- the ZNF326 gene encoding LOW QUALITY PROTEIN: DBIRD complex subunit ZNF326 (The sequence of the model RefSeq protein was modified relative to this genomic sequence to represent the inferred CDS: inserted 1 base in 1 codon): protein MDYDEGMDRDYGHGFYGGMDRAYGHGSYGGPRPMDSYLNQSYDMDTHGGGGSGGNRFGPYESYDSGSSLGGRDLFRSGYDFNEPEQSRFGGSYGGRFESSYRNSLDSFGGRNQGGSSWEAPYSRSKLRPGFMEDRGRESYSSYSSSSSPHMKPAPVGSRGRGTPAYPESTFGSRNYDAFGGPSTGRGRGRGHTGDFGDDHRPGIVVDYHNKPSNVAVAARGIKRKLLQPPNKPGGTFIKKLKLTKLIEKINQKKSPTKMTPKSEEEKRRIEIRREKQRRRREKISEKYGDVYRMTYTCSFCKFRTFDEKEIEVHLESSFHQETLDHIQKQTKFDKIVIEFLHECMVNKFKKTSMRKQQTTSDSEGVKAVEKDVMEGVTADDHMMKVETXHCNACSVYVPALHSSVQQHLKSPDHAKGKQAFREQIKRESILTATSILNNPIVKARYELFVKGKNSFESADQSQEQQGEDSNEEEKIDEPVEDEQVVEEEEEEAEEEAGTEEQADFNIEQSEEMN from the exons ATGGATTACGATGAAG gaATGGATCGGGATTATGGCCATGGATTTTATGGAG ggATGGATCGTGCCTATGGTCATGGCTCCTATGGGGGTCCAAGACCCATGGACTCCTACCTAAACCAGTCATATGACATGGACactcatggtggtggtggtagtggtggtaacag GTTTGGACCTTATGAGTCTTACGACTCCGGGTCTTCTCTGGGTGGGCGAGATCTGTTCAGATCTGGCTATGATTTTAATGAACCCGAACAAAGCCGCTTCGGAGGTAGTTATGGTGGTCGATTTGAGAGCTCCTACCGGAATAGCCTTGACTCTTTCGGAGGTAGAAACCAGGGCGGGTCTAGCTGGGAAGCACCTTACTCCCGTTCAAAATTGAGGCCTGGGTTTATGGaggacagaggaagagaaagttACTCTTCCTACAGCAGTTCTTCTTCACCCCATATGAAGCCTGCACCTGTAGGCTCTCGGGGGAGAGGAACGCCTGCTTATCCTGAAAGTACGTTTGGAAGCAGAAACTATGATGCTTTTGGAGGACCATCAACAGGCCGAGGCCGAGGCCGAGGA CATACGGGCGATTTTGGAGATGATCACAGACCTGGAATTGTCGTGGACTATCATAACAAACCCAGTAATGTAGCAGTTGCTGCAAGAGGAATCAAGAGAAAATTGCTGCAGCCACCGAATAAGCCTGGAGGGACGTTTATCAAGAAGCTCAAACTGACAAAATTGATCGAGAAGATAAACCAGAAAAAATCACCGA CTAAAATGACCCCTAAAAGTGAAGAAGAGAAACGGCGAATTGAAATACGAAGAGAGAAACAAAGGCGGAGAAGAGAGAAGATCAGTGAGAAGTATGGGGACGTATACAG gatGACATATACATGTTCATTTTGCAAATTTCGAACAtttgatgaaaaagaaattgaagttcaTCTGGaaagttcttttcatcaggaaaccttagATCATATTCAGAAACAAACCAAATTTGATAAAATAGTTATAGAATTTTTGCAC gAATGTATGGTGAATAAATTCAAGAAAACATCAATGCGTAAACAACAGACAACTAGTGATTCAGAAGGTGTCAAAGCAGTTGAAAAAGATGTAATGGAAG GGGTTACTGCAGATGACCACATGATGAAAGTAGAGA GTCACTGCAATGCTTGCAGTGTGTATGTACCTGCCTTACACAGTTCGGTTCAACAGCACTTAAAATCTCCTGACCATGCCAAAGGGAAACAA gcCTTTAGGgaacagataaaaagagagagtatCTTAACTGCTACCAGCATCTTGAATAATCCAATTGTAAAAGCGCGATATGAACTTTTTGTTAAG GGTAAGAATTCATTTGAAAGTGCTGATCAAAGTCAGGAGCAACAGGGAGAAGACTCTAATGAGGAGGAAAAGATTGATGAACCTGTGGAGGATGAACAAGtagtggaagaggaggaagaagaggcagaagAAGAAGCAGGAACAGAAGAACAAGCTGACTTCAATATTGAACAATCTGAAGAAATGAACTAG